The following coding sequences lie in one Sorghum bicolor cultivar BTx623 chromosome 6, Sorghum_bicolor_NCBIv3, whole genome shotgun sequence genomic window:
- the LOC8070310 gene encoding protein ROOT PRIMORDIUM DEFECTIVE 1 translates to MLLPAVAASRLVMVRLSAARCISSLKVPWKRDPALDAAISRDRRFRQASRLVREVLLSPGRRLLFRYLTKRRERIKLPVRVPTFLRRYPTLLAVSAPPEPVASPSPHLLAFLDFASRLYELHAPFLASRLAKLIMISSTRALPVSKIAAAKRDFGLPDDFLVSLVPRYPGLFRLVGDPGPDSSGNAFLELVAWDDTLAKSVIEVQADKEADVVGIRPRPNFTVKLPKGFYLKKKMREWMRDWLELPYISPYADASGLHPASPEAEKRTIGVLHEVLSLTVQRRIAVPIIGKFCDEYRLPNEFANAFTRHPGIFYVSLKGGIKTAVLREAYDQNGELVDRDPMLELKERFVAIMEEGHKQYLEDLNRKREALQKYREDAGCKDAKAEIENRLEEEWHSEDSEWDDDTDDAYVQ, encoded by the coding sequence ATGCTTCTCCCGGCCGTCGCCGCCAGCCGCCTGGTCATGGTCCGCCTCTCCGCCGCCCGTTGCATATCCTCTCTAAAGGTCCCGTGGAAGCGCGACCCCGCCCTCGACGCCGCCATCTCCCGGGACCGCCGCTTCCGCCAGGCGTCCCGCCTCGTCCGCGAGGTGCTACTCTCCCCAGGCCGCCGCCTCCTCTTCCGCTACCTCACCAAGCGCCGCGAGCGCATCAAGCTCCCCGTCCGCGTCCCCACGTTCCTCAGGCGCTACCCCACCCTCCTCGCCGTCTCCGCTCCCCCGGAGCCCGTCGCCTCGCCCTCCCCGCACCTCCTCGCTTTCCTCGACTTCGCCTCCCGCCTCTACGAGCTCCACGCCCCCTTCCTCGCCTCCAGGCTCGCCAAGCTCATCATGATCTCCTCCACGCGTGCTCTGCCCGTCAGCAAGATCGCCGCCGCCAAGCGCGACTTCGGCCTCCCCGACGACTTCCTGGTCTCGCTGGTCCCGAGGTACCCCGGTCTCTTTCGCCTCGTCGGTGACCCCGGGCCCGACTCGTCCGGAAACGCGTTCCTCGAGCTGGTTGCTTGGGACGATACACTCGCCAAGTCGGTGATCGAAGTTCAGGCTGACAAGGAGGCCGATGTCGTCGGAATTAGGCCCAGGCCAAACTTCACTGTGAAATTGCCCAAGGGGTTCTACCTCAAGAAGAAAATGAGGGAGTGGATGAGGGATTGGCTTGAGTTGCCATATATCTCACCTTATGCAGATGCATCCGGGCTGCATCCGGCATCTCCGGAGGCGGAGAAGCGAACTATTGGCGTTTTACATGAGGTGTTGTCCCTGACAGTACAGCGAAGGATAGCGGTGCCAATTATTGGGAAATTCTGTGATGAATATAGGCTGCCAAATGAATTTGCTAATGCGTTCACGAGACACCCAGGCATCTTCTATGTATCACTTAAGGGTGGCATCAAGACAGCAGTATTGAGGGAAGCCTATGATCAGAACGGGGAGCTTGTGGATAGAGACCCAATGCTTGAGCTGAAGGAGAGATTTGTGGCAATCATGGAAGAGGGGCATAAGCAATATTTAGAGGACTTGAATAGGAAGAGAGAGGCACTGCAGAAATACAGGGAGGATGCAGGTTGCAAGGATGCAAAAGCAGAGATCGAGAATCGGCTTGAGGAGGAATGGCACAGTGAGGATTCAGAATGGGATGATGACACAGATGATGCTTATGTGCAGTAG
- the LOC8085849 gene encoding uncharacterized protein At2g24330 — MAKGDAPASAHAAVAASPRSPMPPETPATLKRRQRGLVSRVWKGIFGGREDVEKLLQALSKEEEAVRARLRRRARSSRQSAHNVLALAAALEIAAVGYAIMTTRSPDISWQMRAVRVLPMFLVPALAALIYSTITSLAKMLDNRDQQTLEKLRTERQAKIDELKERTNYYTTQQLIQRYDLDPAAKAAAATVLASKLGADSGLRVILGDESSRDAALGKSNDNNLGQTTGLRQRKGHLSNGAGRAQSLEPFDSSNVYDGSEEGPSTPNQRNVEHFRGPAGNDGGWLARVAALLVGEDPTQCYALICGNCHMHNGLARKEDFAFVTYYCPHCNALNGSRQNEDHELVPNSGKESPDSQSGGIIGQGGASLATSGAVSPVASSLPTVEELSAEDSGEKASSDQPAN; from the exons ATGGCCAAAGGCGACGCGCCCGCCTCCGCCCACGCCGCGGTGGCGGCGTCCCCGCGGTCGCCCATGCCGCCGGAGACGCCGGCGACGCTGAAGCGGAGGCAGCGTGGGCTCGTGTCGCGGGTGTGGAAGGGCATCTTCGGCGGCCGCGAGGACGTCGAGAAGCTGCTGCAGGCGCTGtccaaggaggaggaggccgtacGGGCGCGCCTCCGCCGCCGGGCCCGCTCCTCCCGCCAGTCCGCGCACAACGTCCTCGCCCTCGCCGCCGCGCTCGAG ATTGCTGCAGTTGGATATGCCATCATGACTACGAGGTCGCCGGACATCAGCTGGCAGATGAGGGCAGTCAGGGTGCTGCCCATGTTCTTGGTTCCTGCTCTAGCTGCTCTCATCTACTCGACCATTACAAGCCTTGCGAAAATGC TTGACAACAGAGACCAACAAACACTTGAAAAGCTTCGAACTGAAAGGCAAGCTAAGATTGatgaattgaaggagagaacAAATTACTACACTACTCAGCAACTTATACAG AGATATGATCTTGACCCAGCTGCAAAGGCTGCAGCAGCAACAGTTTTGGCATCAAAATTGGGTGCAGATTCTGGATTGAGAGTCATTTTGGGAGATGAATCAAGCAGGGATGCAGCACTGGGTAAAAGTAATGATAATAATCTTGGACAAACTACTGGACTTAGGCAAAGAAAAGGACACTTAAGCAATGGTGCTGGAAGGGCCCAGTCCCTTGAGCCATTTGATAGCTCAAATGTGTATGATGGTAGTGAAGAAGGCCCCAGCACTCCTAATCAGAGGAATGTTGAGCACTTTAGAGGTCCAGCTGGTAATGATGGGGGATGGCTTGCACGAGTAGCAGCTCTGCTGGTAGGAGAGGATCCAACACAGTGCTACGCTCTAATTTGTGGCAACTGCCATATGCATAATG GTCTTGCGAGGAAAGAGGACTTTGCCTTCGTCACATACTACTGTCCTCACTGTAATGCCCTCAATGGATCCCGGCAAAACGAGGACCATGAATTGGTACCTAATTCTGGCAAGGAGAGTCCGGATTCTCAATCTGGTGGCATCATTGGCCAAGGTGGTGCAAGCCTTGCAACCTCAGGTGCTGTAAGTCCTGTTGCAAGCAGCCTACCAACCGTTGAAGAACTCTCTGCAGAAGATTCTGGGGAGAAGGCGAGCAGTGACCAACCTGCCAATTGA